One genomic region from Amycolatopsis sp. FBCC-B4732 encodes:
- a CDS encoding MFS transporter: MTTAPPRPRAARFATFMFFGLNGFGMGMWVVHIPNVERATGISHTTLGALLLVLGGAAFAGMQVAGPLVDRLGHRRLVPAAGVFLGLALCAPGFADSWWTLGLGLVLFGFGNGAIDVGMNAHAVVVERAYPRPIMAAFHAMWSIGGAIAAVIGAATLGAGVPTGVTLTGTGLLCVLLSLVSARFLMEPSDAPSAVSEEPEAAPARRRAPGRVVWLLGLLALALMLSEGVANDWAALHMEKVLGTSASTAAFAYGAFAVAMTTGRFLTDRVAAWAGPAAIVRYGAALAAVGLTIAAAAPWVPVSLVGWALFGLGLSGGVPQLFTAAGNLDTRASGALMARVVGLGYVGLLAGPAVIGGLTHWLPLNVTFALPVILCVLAALFAGVLSPKPEPAEQPVG, from the coding sequence ATGACGACCGCCCCGCCCCGCCCGCGCGCCGCCCGGTTCGCGACCTTCATGTTCTTCGGCCTCAACGGGTTCGGGATGGGCATGTGGGTGGTGCACATCCCGAACGTCGAGCGCGCGACCGGCATTTCGCACACCACGCTGGGCGCGTTGCTGCTCGTGCTCGGCGGCGCCGCGTTCGCGGGCATGCAGGTGGCAGGCCCGCTCGTCGACCGCCTCGGCCACCGGCGGCTCGTGCCCGCCGCGGGGGTGTTCCTCGGCCTCGCGCTGTGCGCGCCCGGCTTCGCGGATTCCTGGTGGACGCTGGGTCTCGGCCTCGTGCTGTTCGGCTTCGGCAACGGCGCCATCGACGTCGGCATGAACGCGCACGCGGTCGTCGTCGAGCGGGCCTACCCGCGCCCGATCATGGCGGCGTTCCACGCGATGTGGTCGATCGGCGGCGCGATCGCCGCGGTCATCGGCGCCGCGACGCTCGGCGCGGGCGTGCCCACCGGCGTCACGCTCACCGGCACCGGCCTGCTGTGCGTGCTGCTTTCCCTGGTGTCCGCGCGGTTCCTGATGGAGCCGTCCGACGCGCCTTCGGCCGTTTCGGAGGAGCCGGAAGCGGCGCCGGCCCGCCGCCGCGCCCCGGGTCGCGTGGTGTGGCTGCTCGGCCTGCTGGCGCTCGCGCTCATGCTGTCCGAGGGCGTGGCGAACGACTGGGCCGCGCTGCACATGGAAAAGGTGCTCGGCACGTCGGCGTCGACCGCGGCGTTCGCGTACGGCGCCTTCGCGGTGGCCATGACGACCGGCCGCTTCCTCACCGACCGCGTCGCGGCCTGGGCGGGCCCGGCGGCGATCGTCCGCTACGGCGCCGCGCTCGCCGCGGTCGGCCTCACGATCGCCGCGGCGGCCCCGTGGGTCCCGGTGTCCCTGGTCGGCTGGGCACTGTTCGGCCTCGGCCTCTCGGGCGGCGTCCCGCAGCTGTTCACGGCGGCGGGCAACCTGGACACTCGCGCGTCGGGCGCCCTGATGGCCCGCGTGGTCGGCCTCGGCTACGTCGGCCTGCTGGCCGGCCCGGCGGTGATCGGCGGCCTGACCCACTG